TCGTCAGGGCGAGGATGAATCCATCGTCGTCTTCTTCGATCTCGGCTCGCAGTCCGAGTTGCGATTTCACCGCGCTCCGTCCGAGCGGAAAATGGAAGGCGTCGAGCTCGACGCCGTCTCCCGCGCCGATGAAGCGCGCGACAGTCAAGTCATGCGACGGAGGACCGAAATTATAGGCGAGCGCCGTGTCGAAAAAGCCGCCCCAAAATTCCGCATCGCGCAATGTCGCGACGCTATGCGGCTCGACCGCGACACTGCGGCTCGCTCTCATCACCGGCACATGGCCGTCGCGGAAGCAGGCGAGCGATATCTCACCCTCGACGCGCTGTGGATTGTCATTGCGCAAATGGACGAAGAGGCCGTTGACGCCTTCGTCGGTCAAAATGAGAGACAGTGGGCGAAAGGCGCGCTTCAATGCGTGACAGGCGGATTTCGGCTCGCCATGCACGTCCACGACGCCCCAGCCGGCGCCGGGCCACATATCCTTGAAGAACCAGACGATAGCGCCATGCGTCGTGGAGCCGCCGCGCCGCCATTCGCCGATCGCGGCTTCCATCGTCTCGGCGACCGCCGCGCGCGCTATGTCGAGATAGAGCTGCGGATCGCTCTCGCGCAGCGTCGCTGGATCACAGCCATAGAGCAGGCGCATGTAATGCTCGGTGACGTCGCCGAATGTTTGTGTCGCGCCCATGTCGCGTGCGACGCGCGCGGCGAAGAGCGGCGAGGCGAGTGGCTCGTCTCCGAAGTCGCGGCGAAGCGCGGCGTCGTCCGCTATATTCGCGAAGCCGAGACACTCCGAGGCGAAACGCACATTGGCGCGACGCGCGTCATCGAGCCCGCGTCGATAGGCGCCGACGCCATAGTAATGCGACACGCCCTTGTCGACATGGAAGGGCAGCGGCCCGCCGGAGGGCGAATTCTCTACATAGATCGTGTCGGGCCGGCTTTCTCTGACGAGCTTCGGCAAAATTTCGTCGAAGAGCGGCGACCGCCATTTGGATTCCGCGAGGCCGAGCATGGAGGCCTGCTGATAGACTTCGCTGCCGCCGCAGAGCACAGCGAGCGACGGCGAAGATCGCGTGCGCGCCAGAAACTCCGTCGCTTCTCTCTCGACGCTGGCGCGGAAGGCCGCATCCTGAATCGGATAATCGAAATTGGCGAAGGCGAAATCCTGCCAGACCATAATGCCGAGCTCGTCGCAGAGAGCGTAGAAATCATCGCTCTCATAGAGCGTGACGCCCGGAACGCGAACCATATTCATGCCGGCGTCGCGCATGGCGCGCAGCAGCGGCGCGCAATCCGCTTTTTCGCTCGCCAGCGATACGACGTCGGCCGTGGTCCAGCAGGCGCCGCGGCAAAACACGGGAATATCGTTCACGCTCAGCGCGAAGCCCGCGCCATCCGCGCCGCGATCGACTCGGATGTCGCGAAAGCCCGTGCGGCCGAGATCGATGCGGCGGTCGCCTATATGCGCCGTGACCGCGTAGAGATGCGGCTCGCCATACGTATGCGGCGTCCAGAGCGTCGCGTCGGGCAGAGGCAGATCGGCCGCGATGCGATTGTCCGACAGGCGCTCGAAGCGCGCTTCCACATCGCCACAGCGCAGGCGCGCCTCCGCATCCACGACGCTCGAGAGCTCGAGCGCGACGCGCAGGCTCGCACCATGTTCGCGCACAGCGGGACGCATGTCGACGTCGAGCACACGCAAAGCGCCATGCTCGATCAATTCGACCGCGCGCCAGGGCCCGACGGGCGGTGTCGGCGGCGCGAAGCCGGGCAGGCGGCCGAGCGCAGTCGTGCGTATGTGGCGCAGGCCGGCCGGCGTGATCATGCGCGGCCGCCAGCGCGCGCGTCCGCTTTTCGTCGCGATCTCGCGCTCCACGGAACGGAAGCGGATGTGAAGATCATGCGCGCCGGGCGTCTCGACCTCTATGCGATGCGAATGGAACATATTGTCCGAGCGCAGCGTGAGCCGTCCGTCGAGATAGACGTCTGCGAGAGTGGCGAGGCCGTGCAGCCGTAATTCGGCGGGCGCCGAATTGGTGAAGGAGGTCTTGTACCAGACGTCGAGCGCGTCCAGCGGCGGCAGATCGTCGAAGCTCGCGCCCTCTTCGATCAGCGCTTGCGCGAGCGTGCCGGGAACGCGCGCGGCGCGCCAGCGCGCTTGCGCGGGAATGGCGGCCGGCTCCATCCATTCGCCGGCTTCGTCGATCGTGAAAGACCAGGCGGCGTCGAGACGCCGCCGCTCTTCTCCTTGGACGCTCACGCGCATAAGCGAGCCTTTAGCGAAGCTTCGCCGAGAGACCTCCGAACAATCCGTCATAGACGTCGGCCAATTGGTCGAGCGTCTCGCGCGGATCGAAGCTGCGCTTGCGCGAAGAGGCGCGCGCCGCTTGGAACTGCAGCGCTTTCGCGCCGGCGGAAATGCGTCGGCAGGCTTCCGCCTCCGCGGCGAGATCGCCGTTTGCGCGCAGCCAGTCGAGATGGCTGCCGAGCAGTTCGAAATTGGCGCCGAGCTGGCGGAAGGTGTTGAAGGCGAGGCTGTGGAAGAAGCAGGGCGGGCGGGCCTCCAGCACGCTCCACAGCGCCGGGAAGCGCGCGGTGAAGGCGCGGATCGGATTGTCGAGCGGACGGCGCGCGAAATGCTCGCTCGCGAGCGCTTCGGCGGCGCCGCGAATATCCGCATGCGCGCGCTCGCGGTCGAAGCGCACGAATTCGGCGTAAGGAAACAGCGCCGATGGATCGCGCTTCTCGCCGGCGCGGCCGAAGATCGCGTCGAAGTCTTCGCCGTCCAGCGCGAAATATCCGTCATTGTGGAAATAGTCGATCCGCCGTGCGACGAGATCGATCTCGGCGACGCCGATCGTCGTCTTGGAGTGATCGATGCGATAGGTGACGCCGCGCGTGTCCGGCAGATGATAGCCGTCCACTTCCACCATCACCACGCGGCCGCGCGCGGTCTGGCGCGCGATATGATCGTCGAGCCGATCATAGAGCGCGAGCTCCTCGACGCGCAGGCCGTAGAGACGCTCGAGATCGGCGAGGCGCGGCTTGAAGAAGGTGAACTGATCTTCTTCGCAGTCCTGCGCCAGCGTGAATCCGAGCATGGCCTCGGGCTCGAAGCCGCGCGTGGCGACGAGCTCGATCATGAGATCGACATAGCAATTGGTCTGCGGCCAGTCGCGCTCTGGATGATGCAGCGCATGGCGGAAATGCGGCTTCGTCGGCTCTGGCGACGAAAGCGCAGCGTCAGAGAGAGAGAGCAGCGCGGACTGAGGTCGGCCAGCCATTGGTGTCGATCCCGTGATGTTTGAACAAGGCGAGCGCGAGGCGCTCCATGCCGAAGCCGACGCAAGCGGTGTGCGCCG
This genomic window from Methylosinus sp. H3A contains:
- a CDS encoding glycoside hydrolase family 2 protein, giving the protein MRVSVQGEERRRLDAAWSFTIDEAGEWMEPAAIPAQARWRAARVPGTLAQALIEEGASFDDLPPLDALDVWYKTSFTNSAPAELRLHGLATLADVYLDGRLTLRSDNMFHSHRIEVETPGAHDLHIRFRSVEREIATKSGRARWRPRMITPAGLRHIRTTALGRLPGFAPPTPPVGPWRAVELIEHGALRVLDVDMRPAVREHGASLRVALELSSVVDAEARLRCGDVEARFERLSDNRIAADLPLPDATLWTPHTYGEPHLYAVTAHIGDRRIDLGRTGFRDIRVDRGADGAGFALSVNDIPVFCRGACWTTADVVSLASEKADCAPLLRAMRDAGMNMVRVPGVTLYESDDFYALCDELGIMVWQDFAFANFDYPIQDAAFRASVEREATEFLARTRSSPSLAVLCGGSEVYQQASMLGLAESKWRSPLFDEILPKLVRESRPDTIYVENSPSGGPLPFHVDKGVSHYYGVGAYRRGLDDARRANVRFASECLGFANIADDAALRRDFGDEPLASPLFAARVARDMGATQTFGDVTEHYMRLLYGCDPATLRESDPQLYLDIARAAVAETMEAAIGEWRRGGSTTHGAIVWFFKDMWPGAGWGVVDVHGEPKSACHALKRAFRPLSLILTDEGVNGLFVHLRNDNPQRVEGEISLACFRDGHVPVMRASRSVAVEPHSVATLRDAEFWGGFFDTALAYNFGPPSHDLTVARFIGAGDGVELDAFHFPLGRSAVKSQLGLRAEIEEDDDGFILALTTDVAAQSVAVDDEFYLPRENWLHLSPGSTRRIRLVARTSDAPRPKGVARALNGEAIRYG
- a CDS encoding DUF1839 family protein, which codes for MAGRPQSALLSLSDAALSSPEPTKPHFRHALHHPERDWPQTNCYVDLMIELVATRGFEPEAMLGFTLAQDCEEDQFTFFKPRLADLERLYGLRVEELALYDRLDDHIARQTARGRVVMVEVDGYHLPDTRGVTYRIDHSKTTIGVAEIDLVARRIDYFHNDGYFALDGEDFDAIFGRAGEKRDPSALFPYAEFVRFDRERAHADIRGAAEALASEHFARRPLDNPIRAFTARFPALWSVLEARPPCFFHSLAFNTFRQLGANFELLGSHLDWLRANGDLAAEAEACRRISAGAKALQFQAARASSRKRSFDPRETLDQLADVYDGLFGGLSAKLR